A stretch of the Elephas maximus indicus isolate mEleMax1 chromosome 3, mEleMax1 primary haplotype, whole genome shotgun sequence genome encodes the following:
- the PTBP1 gene encoding polypyrimidine tract-binding protein 1 isoform X2, with product MDGIVPDIAVGTKRGSDELFSTCVTNGPFIMSSSSASAANGNDSKKFKVDSRSAGAPSRVVHIRKLPSDVTEGEVISLGLPFGKVTNLLMLKGKNQAFIEMNTEEAANTMVNYYTSVAAVLRGQPIYIQFSNHKELKTDSSPNQARAQAALQAVNSVQSGSLALAASAAAVDAGMAMAGQSPVLRIIVENLFYPVTLDVLHQIFSKFGTVLKIITFTKNNQFQALLQYAEPVSAQHAKLSLDGQNIYNACCTLRIDFSKLTSLNVKYNNDKSRDYTRPDLPSGDSQPSLDQTMAAAFGLSVPNVHGALAPLAIPSAAAAAAAAGRIAIPGLAGAGNSVLLVSNLNPERVTPQSLFILFGVYGDVQRVKVLFNKKENALVQMADGSQAQLAMSHLNGHKLHGKPVRITLSKHQNVQLPREGQEDQGLTKDYSNSPLHRFKKPGSKNFQNIFPPSATLHLSNIPPSISEDDLKILFSSNGGMVKGFKFFQKDRKMALIQMGSVEEAIQALIELHNHDLGENHHLRVSFSKSTI from the exons caTCGTCCCAGATATAGCAGTTGGTACAAAG CGGGGATCTGACGAGCTCTTCTCTACCTGCGTCACCAACGGGCCCTTTATCATGAGCAGCAGCTCGGCCTCTGCAG CCAACGGGAACGACAGCAAGAAGTTCAAAGTAGACAGCAGGAGTGCCGGTGCGCCGTCCCGTGTGGTCCACATCCGCAAGCTGCCCAGTGACGTCACCGAGGGGGAGGTCATTTCCTTGGGGTTGCCCTTTGGGAAGGTCACCAACCTGCTgatgctgaaagggaagaaccaG GCCTTCATCGAGATGAACACGGAGGAGGCGGCCAACACCATGGTCAACTACTACACCTCAGTGGCAGCCGTGCTGCGAGGCCAGCCCATCTACATCCAGTTCTCCAACCACAAGGAGCTCAAGACCGACAGCTCACCCAACCAGGCG CGTGCCCAGGCAGCCCTGCAGGCTGTGAACTCGGTTCAGTCGGGAAGCCTGGCCCTGGCCGCCTCTGCTGCTGCCGTGGACGCTGGGATGGCGATGGCTggccagagccctgtgttgcgGATCATTGTGGAGAACCTCTTCTACCCCGTGACGCTGGACGTGCTCCACCAG ATTTTCTCCAAGTTCGGCACAGTCCTGAAGATCATCACCTTCACCAAGAATAACCAGTTCCAGGCGCTCCTGCAGTACGCAGAGCCTGTGAGCGCCCAGCATGCCAAGCTA TCCCTGGACGGACAGAACATCTACAACGCCTGCTGCACGCTGCGCATCGACTTCTCCAAGCTCACCAGCCTCAATGTCAAGTACAACAACGATAAGAGCCGTGACTACACACGCCCAGATCTGCCCTCAGGGGATAGCCAGCCGTCCCTGGACCAGACCATGGCCGCGGCCTTTG GTCTCTCTGTTCCCAATGTCCATGGCGCCCTGGCCCCTCTGGCCATTCCCTcggcagcggcagcggcggcTGCAGCAGGCCGGATCGCCATCCCCGgcctggctggggcagggaacTCTGTCCTCCTGGTCAGCAACCTCAACCCAGAG AGAGTCACACCCCAAAGCCTCTTTATTCTTTTCG GTGTGTACGGGGACGTGCAGCGTGTGAAGGTCCTGTTCAACAAGAAGGAGAACGCTCTGGTGCAGATGGCTGACGGAAGCCAGGCCCAGCTGG CTATGAGCCACCTCAATGGGCACAAGCTGCACGGGAAGCCCGTGCGCATCACGCTGTCCAAGCACCAGAACGTGCAGCTGCCCCGTGAGGGCCAGGAGGACCAGGGCCTCACCAAGGACTACAGCAACTCGCCCCTGCATCGCTTCAAGAAACCTGGCTCCAAGAATTTCCAGAACATCTTCCCACCTTCGGCCACCCTGCATCTCTCCAACATCCC GCCTTCGATATCCGAAGATGACCTCAAGATTCTCTTCTCGAGTAATGGAGGGATGGTCAAAGGATTCAAGTTCTTCCA GAAGGACCGCAAGATGGCACTGATACAGATGGGCTCGGTGGAGGAGGCCATCCAGGCCCTCATTGAGCTGCACAACCACGACCTCGGGGAGAACCACCACCTGCGGGTCTCCTTCTCCAAGTCCACCATCTAG
- the AZU1 gene encoding azurocidin, with translation MTGFRLLALLGGLLASVWAGSAPCAGIVGGRKARPGRFPFLASIQYQGDHFCGGALIHSRFVLTAASCFRVGNPAIATVVLGAYDLRRRERSRQTFSIRSISENGYDPQENLNDLLVLQLDREANLTSRVALVPLPLQNATVEPGTNCQVAGWGITRPGGHLSRYPRVINVTVTPESQCRPNNVCTGVLTRRGGTCQGDGGTPLICNGLAHGVASFSREPCGSGPDFFARVALFRNWINSVLNTRSDEPVGVL, from the exons ATGACTGGTTTCCGACTCCTGGCCCTGCTGGGCGGCCTGCTGGCGTCCGTGTGGGCTG GCTCAGCCCCCTGCGCGGGCATCGTGGGCGGCAGGAAGGCTAGGCCGGGGCGCTTCCCCTTCCTGGCCTCCATTCAGTATCAGGGGGATCACTTCTGCGGGGGCGCCCTGATCCACAGCCGCTTTGTGCTGACCGCCGCCAGCTGCTTCCGCGTCGG GAACCCCGCAATTGCCACGGTGGTGCTGGGGGCCTATGACTTGAGGCGGCGGGAGCGTTCCAGACAGACCTTCTCCATCAGGAGCATCAGCGAGAACGGCTACGACCCTCAGGAGAACCTGAACGACCTGCTGGTGCTGCAG CTGGACCGTGAGGCCAACCTGACCAGCAGAGTGGCACTGGTGCCACTGCCCCTTCAGAACGCCACGGTGGAACCCGGCACCAACTGCCAGGTGGCGGGCTGGGGGATCACACGGCCTGGAGGGCACCTCTCCCGCTACCCAAGGGTCATCAACGTCACCGTGACCCCTGAGAGCCAGTGTCGCCCCAACAACGTGTGCACAGGTGTGCTCACCCGCCGGGGCGGCACCTGCCAG GGTGACGGAGGCACCCCCCTCATCTGCAATGGCCTGGCACATGGCGTGGCCTCCTTCTCTCGGGAGCCCTGCGGCAGTGGCCCCGACTTCTTCGCCCGCGTGGCACTCTTCCGAAACTGGATCAACTCAGTTCTAAACACCCGGTCGGACGAGCCTGTGGGGGTCCTGTGA
- the PLPPR3 gene encoding phospholipid phosphatase-related protein type 3 isoform X3 encodes MPYVETNEELIPLLMLLSLAFAAPAASIMVGEGALYCLQSRLWGRSGGPGGAEGSINAGGCNFNSFLRRTVRFVGVHVFGLCATALVTDVIQLATGYHTPFFLTVCKPNYTLLGTSCEANPYITQDICSGADAHAILSARKTFPSQHATLSAFAAVYVSMYFNSVISDTTKLLKPVLVFAFAIAAGVCGLTQITQYRSHPVDVYSGFLIGAGIAAYLACHAVGNFQAPPSERPSVAAPAPAKDALRALTQRGHDSVYQQNKSVSTDELGPPGRLEGAPRPVARDKSSLGSLKRASVDVDLLAPRSPMGKENMVTFSNTLPRVNTPSLDDPARRHMTIHVPLDASRSKQLISEWKQKSLEGRVLGLPDEASPAHLRAPAEPMAEEEEEEEDEEEEEDEEEGGPVPPSLYPTVQARPGLGPRVILPPRAAPQPLVHIPEEGAQAGAGLSPKSGAAVRAKWLMMAEKTGAAAVATQPRVANPPRLLQVIAMSKAPGGAGAKAVDTGSSSSASSDSSQYRSPSDRDSASIVTIDAHAPHHPVVHLSAGNGPWEWKAAGGGAKGPEGDGAYELGDLARGFRGGPRPPGMSPGSSISDVDQEEPRFGAVATVNLATGEGLPPMGAADGALGPASRESTLRRKAGGLMLGERDAAGEAEAESYYRKMPGARRLKE; translated from the exons ATGCCCTACGTGGAGACCAACGAGGAGCTCATCCCACTACTTATGCTCCTGAGTTTGGCATTTGCTGCACCCGCTGCCTCG ATCATGGTCGGCGAGGGCGCGCTGTACTGCCTGCAGTCACGACTGTGGGGCCGCAGCGGGGGCCCGGGTGGGGCAGAGGGCAGCATCAACGCCGGCGGCTGCAACTTCAACTCCTTCCTGCGGCGGACGGTGCGCTTTGTGG GTGTCCACGTGTTTGGCCTGTGCGCCACGGCCCTGGTGACTGATGTCATCCAGCTGGCCACGGGCTACCACACACCCTTCTTCCTGACCGTCTGCAAACCCAACTACACGCTGCTGGGCACGTCGTGTGAGGCTAACCCCTACATCACACAGGACATTTGCTCTGGCGCTGACGCGCACGCCATTCTCTCTGCGCG GAAGACCTTCCCGTCGCAGCATGCCACCCTGTCTGCCTTCGCTGCTGTCTACGTGTCG ATGTACTTCAACTCGGTCATCTCGGACACTACGAAGCTGCTCAAGCCCGTCCTGGTGTTCGCCTTTGCCATTGCGGCAGGTGTCTGCGGCCTCACCCAGATCACGCAGTACCGCAGCCACCCCGTGGATGTGTACTCTGGCTTCCTCATTGGTGCTGGCATCGCTGCCTACCTG GCTTGCCACGCTGTGGGCAACTTCCAGGCCCCGCCCTCGGAGAGACCGTCAGTGGCAGCACCAGCGCCTGCCAAGGATGCGCTGCGCGCACTGACCCAGCGGGGCCACGACTCGGTGTACCAGCAGAACAAGTCGGTGAGCACAGATGAACTGGGCCCGCCAGGGCGGCTGGAGGGCGCGCCACGGCCTGTGGCGCGCGACAAGAGCTCGCTGGGCAGCCTGAAGCGGGCCAGCGTGGACGTGGACTTGCTGGCGCCGCGCAGCCCCATGGGCAAGGAGAACATGGTGACTTTCAGCAATACGCTGCCCCGCGTTAACACGCCCTCGCTCGACGACCCCGCCCGCCGCCACATGACCATCCACGTGCCGCTGGACGCCTCGCGCTCCAAGCAGCTCATCAGCGAGTGGAAGCAGAAGTCGCTGGAGGGTCGCGTCCTGGGGCTACCCGACGAGGCCAGCCCCGCGCACCTGAGGGCGCCGGCGGAGCCGAtggcggaggaggaggaggaggaggaagacgaagaggaggaggaagacgaGGAGGAAGGGGGCCCGGTGCCGCCCTCGCTCTACCCCACGGTCCAGGCACGCCCCGGGCTCGGGCCTCGGGTCATCCTGCCGCCGCGCGCGGCGCCACAGCCGCTGGTGCACATCCCCGAGGAGGGGGCCCAGGCGGGGGCTGGCCTGTCCCCCAAGAGCGGCGCCGCTGTGCGCGCCAAGTGGCTTATGATGGCAGAGAAGACCGGGGCGGCCGCGGTCGCCACGCAGCCCCGCGTTGCCAACCCACCGCGGCTGCTGCAGGTCATCGCCATGTCCAAGGCGCCGGGCGGCGCGGGCGCCAAGGCGGTCGACACGGGCTCGTCGTCCAGCGCCAGCTCCGACTCGTCGCAGTACCGGTCGCCGTCGGACCGCGACTCGGCCAGCATCGTCACCATCGATGCGCACGCGCCGCACCACCCGGTAGTCCACCTGTCGGCGGGGAACGGGCCCTGGGAGTGGAAGGCGGCGGGCGGCGGGGCCAAGGGGCCGGAAGGCGATGGCGCCTACGAGCTGGGCGACCTGGCGCGCGGCTTCCGCGGCGGGCCCCGGCCGCCCGGCATGTCGCCCGGCTCGTCGATCAGCGACGTGGACCAGGAGGAGCCGCGGTTCGGGGCCGTGGCCACGGTCAACCTGGCCACGGGCGAAGGGCTGCCTCCGATGGGCGCGGCCGACGGGGCGCTGGGGCCGGCCAGCCGCGAGTCCACGCTGCGGCGCAAGGCGGGCGGCCTGATGCTGGGCGAGCGTGACGCGGCCGGCGAGGCGGAGGCGGAGAGTTACTACCGCAAGATGCCGGGGGCGCGCAGGTTGAAGGAGTGA
- the PTBP1 gene encoding polypyrimidine tract-binding protein 1 isoform X1, giving the protein MDGIVPDIAVGTKRGSDELFSTCVTNGPFIMSSSSASAANGNDSKKFKVDSRSAGAPSRVVHIRKLPSDVTEGEVISLGLPFGKVTNLLMLKGKNQAFIEMNTEEAANTMVNYYTSVAAVLRGQPIYIQFSNHKELKTDSSPNQARAQAALQAVNSVQSGSLALAASAAAVDAGMAMAGQSPVLRIIVENLFYPVTLDVLHQIFSKFGTVLKIITFTKNNQFQALLQYAEPVSAQHAKLSLDGQNIYNACCTLRIDFSKLTSLNVKYNNDKSRDYTRPDLPSGDSQPSLDQTMAAAFGAPGIISASPYAGAGFPPTFAIPQAAGLSVPNVHGALAPLAIPSAAAAAAAAGRIAIPGLAGAGNSVLLVSNLNPERVTPQSLFILFGVYGDVQRVKVLFNKKENALVQMADGSQAQLAMSHLNGHKLHGKPVRITLSKHQNVQLPREGQEDQGLTKDYSNSPLHRFKKPGSKNFQNIFPPSATLHLSNIPPSISEDDLKILFSSNGGMVKGFKFFQKDRKMALIQMGSVEEAIQALIELHNHDLGENHHLRVSFSKSTI; this is encoded by the exons caTCGTCCCAGATATAGCAGTTGGTACAAAG CGGGGATCTGACGAGCTCTTCTCTACCTGCGTCACCAACGGGCCCTTTATCATGAGCAGCAGCTCGGCCTCTGCAG CCAACGGGAACGACAGCAAGAAGTTCAAAGTAGACAGCAGGAGTGCCGGTGCGCCGTCCCGTGTGGTCCACATCCGCAAGCTGCCCAGTGACGTCACCGAGGGGGAGGTCATTTCCTTGGGGTTGCCCTTTGGGAAGGTCACCAACCTGCTgatgctgaaagggaagaaccaG GCCTTCATCGAGATGAACACGGAGGAGGCGGCCAACACCATGGTCAACTACTACACCTCAGTGGCAGCCGTGCTGCGAGGCCAGCCCATCTACATCCAGTTCTCCAACCACAAGGAGCTCAAGACCGACAGCTCACCCAACCAGGCG CGTGCCCAGGCAGCCCTGCAGGCTGTGAACTCGGTTCAGTCGGGAAGCCTGGCCCTGGCCGCCTCTGCTGCTGCCGTGGACGCTGGGATGGCGATGGCTggccagagccctgtgttgcgGATCATTGTGGAGAACCTCTTCTACCCCGTGACGCTGGACGTGCTCCACCAG ATTTTCTCCAAGTTCGGCACAGTCCTGAAGATCATCACCTTCACCAAGAATAACCAGTTCCAGGCGCTCCTGCAGTACGCAGAGCCTGTGAGCGCCCAGCATGCCAAGCTA TCCCTGGACGGACAGAACATCTACAACGCCTGCTGCACGCTGCGCATCGACTTCTCCAAGCTCACCAGCCTCAATGTCAAGTACAACAACGATAAGAGCCGTGACTACACACGCCCAGATCTGCCCTCAGGGGATAGCCAGCCGTCCCTGGACCAGACCATGGCCGCGGCCTTTG GTGCACCTGGTATAATCTCAGCCTCTCCGTATGCAGGAGCTGGTTTTCCTCCCACCTTTGCCATTCCTCAAGCTGCAG GTCTCTCTGTTCCCAATGTCCATGGCGCCCTGGCCCCTCTGGCCATTCCCTcggcagcggcagcggcggcTGCAGCAGGCCGGATCGCCATCCCCGgcctggctggggcagggaacTCTGTCCTCCTGGTCAGCAACCTCAACCCAGAG AGAGTCACACCCCAAAGCCTCTTTATTCTTTTCG GTGTGTACGGGGACGTGCAGCGTGTGAAGGTCCTGTTCAACAAGAAGGAGAACGCTCTGGTGCAGATGGCTGACGGAAGCCAGGCCCAGCTGG CTATGAGCCACCTCAATGGGCACAAGCTGCACGGGAAGCCCGTGCGCATCACGCTGTCCAAGCACCAGAACGTGCAGCTGCCCCGTGAGGGCCAGGAGGACCAGGGCCTCACCAAGGACTACAGCAACTCGCCCCTGCATCGCTTCAAGAAACCTGGCTCCAAGAATTTCCAGAACATCTTCCCACCTTCGGCCACCCTGCATCTCTCCAACATCCC GCCTTCGATATCCGAAGATGACCTCAAGATTCTCTTCTCGAGTAATGGAGGGATGGTCAAAGGATTCAAGTTCTTCCA GAAGGACCGCAAGATGGCACTGATACAGATGGGCTCGGTGGAGGAGGCCATCCAGGCCCTCATTGAGCTGCACAACCACGACCTCGGGGAGAACCACCACCTGCGGGTCTCCTTCTCCAAGTCCACCATCTAG
- the PLPPR3 gene encoding phospholipid phosphatase-related protein type 3 isoform X2 yields MISAKEKNKTPKDSMTLLPCFYFVELPIVASSIVSLYFLELTDLFKPAKVGFQCYDRRLSMPYVETNEELIPLLMLLSLAFAAPAASIMVGEGALYCLQSRLWGRSGGPGGAEGSINAGGCNFNSFLRRTVRFVGVHVFGLCATALVTDVIQLATGYHTPFFLTVCKPNYTLLGTSCEANPYITQDICSGADAHAILSARKTFPSQHATLSAFAAVYVSMYFNSVISDTTKLLKPVLVFAFAIAAGVCGLTQITQYRSHPVDVYSGFLIGAGIAAYLACHAVGNFQAPPSERPSVAAPAPAKDALRALTQRGHDSVYQQNKSVSTDELGPPGRLEGAPRPVARDKSSLGSLKRASVDVDLLAPRSPMGKENMVTFSNTLPRVNTPSLDDPARRHMTIHVPLDASRSKQLISEWKQKSLEGRVLGLPDEASPAHLRAPAEPMAEEEEEEEDEEEEEDEEEGGPVPPSLYPTVQARPGLGPRVILPPRAAPQPLVHIPEEGAQAGAGLSPKSGAAVRAKWLMMAEKTGAAAVATQPRVANPPRLLQVIAMSKAPGGAGAKAVDTGSSSSASSDSSQYRSPSDRDSASIVTIDAHAPHHPVVHLSAGNGPWEWKAAGGGAKGPEGDGAYELGDLARGFRGGPRPPGMSPGSSISDVDQEEPRFGAVATVNLATGEGLPPMGAADGALGPASRESTLRRKAGGLMLGERDAAGEAEAESYYRKMPGARRLKE; encoded by the exons ATGATCTCGGCCAAGGAGAAAAATAAGACCCCCAAGGACAGCATGACGCTTCTGCCCTGCTTCTACTTCGTGGAG CTGCCCATTGTGGCCTCATCCATCGTGTCCCTCTACTTCCTGGAGCTGACCGACCTCTTCAAGCCAGCCAAGGTGGGCTTCCAGTGCTACGACCGCAGGCTGTCCATGCCCTACGTGGAGACCAACGAGGAGCTCATCCCACTACTTATGCTCCTGAGTTTGGCATTTGCTGCACCCGCTGCCTCG ATCATGGTCGGCGAGGGCGCGCTGTACTGCCTGCAGTCACGACTGTGGGGCCGCAGCGGGGGCCCGGGTGGGGCAGAGGGCAGCATCAACGCCGGCGGCTGCAACTTCAACTCCTTCCTGCGGCGGACGGTGCGCTTTGTGG GTGTCCACGTGTTTGGCCTGTGCGCCACGGCCCTGGTGACTGATGTCATCCAGCTGGCCACGGGCTACCACACACCCTTCTTCCTGACCGTCTGCAAACCCAACTACACGCTGCTGGGCACGTCGTGTGAGGCTAACCCCTACATCACACAGGACATTTGCTCTGGCGCTGACGCGCACGCCATTCTCTCTGCGCG GAAGACCTTCCCGTCGCAGCATGCCACCCTGTCTGCCTTCGCTGCTGTCTACGTGTCG ATGTACTTCAACTCGGTCATCTCGGACACTACGAAGCTGCTCAAGCCCGTCCTGGTGTTCGCCTTTGCCATTGCGGCAGGTGTCTGCGGCCTCACCCAGATCACGCAGTACCGCAGCCACCCCGTGGATGTGTACTCTGGCTTCCTCATTGGTGCTGGCATCGCTGCCTACCTG GCTTGCCACGCTGTGGGCAACTTCCAGGCCCCGCCCTCGGAGAGACCGTCAGTGGCAGCACCAGCGCCTGCCAAGGATGCGCTGCGCGCACTGACCCAGCGGGGCCACGACTCGGTGTACCAGCAGAACAAGTCGGTGAGCACAGATGAACTGGGCCCGCCAGGGCGGCTGGAGGGCGCGCCACGGCCTGTGGCGCGCGACAAGAGCTCGCTGGGCAGCCTGAAGCGGGCCAGCGTGGACGTGGACTTGCTGGCGCCGCGCAGCCCCATGGGCAAGGAGAACATGGTGACTTTCAGCAATACGCTGCCCCGCGTTAACACGCCCTCGCTCGACGACCCCGCCCGCCGCCACATGACCATCCACGTGCCGCTGGACGCCTCGCGCTCCAAGCAGCTCATCAGCGAGTGGAAGCAGAAGTCGCTGGAGGGTCGCGTCCTGGGGCTACCCGACGAGGCCAGCCCCGCGCACCTGAGGGCGCCGGCGGAGCCGAtggcggaggaggaggaggaggaggaagacgaagaggaggaggaagacgaGGAGGAAGGGGGCCCGGTGCCGCCCTCGCTCTACCCCACGGTCCAGGCACGCCCCGGGCTCGGGCCTCGGGTCATCCTGCCGCCGCGCGCGGCGCCACAGCCGCTGGTGCACATCCCCGAGGAGGGGGCCCAGGCGGGGGCTGGCCTGTCCCCCAAGAGCGGCGCCGCTGTGCGCGCCAAGTGGCTTATGATGGCAGAGAAGACCGGGGCGGCCGCGGTCGCCACGCAGCCCCGCGTTGCCAACCCACCGCGGCTGCTGCAGGTCATCGCCATGTCCAAGGCGCCGGGCGGCGCGGGCGCCAAGGCGGTCGACACGGGCTCGTCGTCCAGCGCCAGCTCCGACTCGTCGCAGTACCGGTCGCCGTCGGACCGCGACTCGGCCAGCATCGTCACCATCGATGCGCACGCGCCGCACCACCCGGTAGTCCACCTGTCGGCGGGGAACGGGCCCTGGGAGTGGAAGGCGGCGGGCGGCGGGGCCAAGGGGCCGGAAGGCGATGGCGCCTACGAGCTGGGCGACCTGGCGCGCGGCTTCCGCGGCGGGCCCCGGCCGCCCGGCATGTCGCCCGGCTCGTCGATCAGCGACGTGGACCAGGAGGAGCCGCGGTTCGGGGCCGTGGCCACGGTCAACCTGGCCACGGGCGAAGGGCTGCCTCCGATGGGCGCGGCCGACGGGGCGCTGGGGCCGGCCAGCCGCGAGTCCACGCTGCGGCGCAAGGCGGGCGGCCTGATGCTGGGCGAGCGTGACGCGGCCGGCGAGGCGGAGGCGGAGAGTTACTACCGCAAGATGCCGGGGGCGCGCAGGTTGAAGGAGTGA
- the PLPPR3 gene encoding phospholipid phosphatase-related protein type 3 isoform X1, translating into MGCQKNEQICLGRSTTRMLIRGKDGKTASYILWTCCQEGSVPGEHHAWQSTGSAEKRKTLSELPIVASSIVSLYFLELTDLFKPAKVGFQCYDRRLSMPYVETNEELIPLLMLLSLAFAAPAASIMVGEGALYCLQSRLWGRSGGPGGAEGSINAGGCNFNSFLRRTVRFVGVHVFGLCATALVTDVIQLATGYHTPFFLTVCKPNYTLLGTSCEANPYITQDICSGADAHAILSARKTFPSQHATLSAFAAVYVSMYFNSVISDTTKLLKPVLVFAFAIAAGVCGLTQITQYRSHPVDVYSGFLIGAGIAAYLACHAVGNFQAPPSERPSVAAPAPAKDALRALTQRGHDSVYQQNKSVSTDELGPPGRLEGAPRPVARDKSSLGSLKRASVDVDLLAPRSPMGKENMVTFSNTLPRVNTPSLDDPARRHMTIHVPLDASRSKQLISEWKQKSLEGRVLGLPDEASPAHLRAPAEPMAEEEEEEEDEEEEEDEEEGGPVPPSLYPTVQARPGLGPRVILPPRAAPQPLVHIPEEGAQAGAGLSPKSGAAVRAKWLMMAEKTGAAAVATQPRVANPPRLLQVIAMSKAPGGAGAKAVDTGSSSSASSDSSQYRSPSDRDSASIVTIDAHAPHHPVVHLSAGNGPWEWKAAGGGAKGPEGDGAYELGDLARGFRGGPRPPGMSPGSSISDVDQEEPRFGAVATVNLATGEGLPPMGAADGALGPASRESTLRRKAGGLMLGERDAAGEAEAESYYRKMPGARRLKE; encoded by the exons atgggctgccaaaagaacgaacagatctgtcttggaagaagtacaaccagaatgctcattagaggcaaggatggcaagactgcgtcttacatactttggacatgttgtcaggagggatcagtccctggagaacatcatgcttggcagagtacagggtcagcggaaaagaggaagaccctcagcgag CTGCCCATTGTGGCCTCATCCATCGTGTCCCTCTACTTCCTGGAGCTGACCGACCTCTTCAAGCCAGCCAAGGTGGGCTTCCAGTGCTACGACCGCAGGCTGTCCATGCCCTACGTGGAGACCAACGAGGAGCTCATCCCACTACTTATGCTCCTGAGTTTGGCATTTGCTGCACCCGCTGCCTCG ATCATGGTCGGCGAGGGCGCGCTGTACTGCCTGCAGTCACGACTGTGGGGCCGCAGCGGGGGCCCGGGTGGGGCAGAGGGCAGCATCAACGCCGGCGGCTGCAACTTCAACTCCTTCCTGCGGCGGACGGTGCGCTTTGTGG GTGTCCACGTGTTTGGCCTGTGCGCCACGGCCCTGGTGACTGATGTCATCCAGCTGGCCACGGGCTACCACACACCCTTCTTCCTGACCGTCTGCAAACCCAACTACACGCTGCTGGGCACGTCGTGTGAGGCTAACCCCTACATCACACAGGACATTTGCTCTGGCGCTGACGCGCACGCCATTCTCTCTGCGCG GAAGACCTTCCCGTCGCAGCATGCCACCCTGTCTGCCTTCGCTGCTGTCTACGTGTCG ATGTACTTCAACTCGGTCATCTCGGACACTACGAAGCTGCTCAAGCCCGTCCTGGTGTTCGCCTTTGCCATTGCGGCAGGTGTCTGCGGCCTCACCCAGATCACGCAGTACCGCAGCCACCCCGTGGATGTGTACTCTGGCTTCCTCATTGGTGCTGGCATCGCTGCCTACCTG GCTTGCCACGCTGTGGGCAACTTCCAGGCCCCGCCCTCGGAGAGACCGTCAGTGGCAGCACCAGCGCCTGCCAAGGATGCGCTGCGCGCACTGACCCAGCGGGGCCACGACTCGGTGTACCAGCAGAACAAGTCGGTGAGCACAGATGAACTGGGCCCGCCAGGGCGGCTGGAGGGCGCGCCACGGCCTGTGGCGCGCGACAAGAGCTCGCTGGGCAGCCTGAAGCGGGCCAGCGTGGACGTGGACTTGCTGGCGCCGCGCAGCCCCATGGGCAAGGAGAACATGGTGACTTTCAGCAATACGCTGCCCCGCGTTAACACGCCCTCGCTCGACGACCCCGCCCGCCGCCACATGACCATCCACGTGCCGCTGGACGCCTCGCGCTCCAAGCAGCTCATCAGCGAGTGGAAGCAGAAGTCGCTGGAGGGTCGCGTCCTGGGGCTACCCGACGAGGCCAGCCCCGCGCACCTGAGGGCGCCGGCGGAGCCGAtggcggaggaggaggaggaggaggaagacgaagaggaggaggaagacgaGGAGGAAGGGGGCCCGGTGCCGCCCTCGCTCTACCCCACGGTCCAGGCACGCCCCGGGCTCGGGCCTCGGGTCATCCTGCCGCCGCGCGCGGCGCCACAGCCGCTGGTGCACATCCCCGAGGAGGGGGCCCAGGCGGGGGCTGGCCTGTCCCCCAAGAGCGGCGCCGCTGTGCGCGCCAAGTGGCTTATGATGGCAGAGAAGACCGGGGCGGCCGCGGTCGCCACGCAGCCCCGCGTTGCCAACCCACCGCGGCTGCTGCAGGTCATCGCCATGTCCAAGGCGCCGGGCGGCGCGGGCGCCAAGGCGGTCGACACGGGCTCGTCGTCCAGCGCCAGCTCCGACTCGTCGCAGTACCGGTCGCCGTCGGACCGCGACTCGGCCAGCATCGTCACCATCGATGCGCACGCGCCGCACCACCCGGTAGTCCACCTGTCGGCGGGGAACGGGCCCTGGGAGTGGAAGGCGGCGGGCGGCGGGGCCAAGGGGCCGGAAGGCGATGGCGCCTACGAGCTGGGCGACCTGGCGCGCGGCTTCCGCGGCGGGCCCCGGCCGCCCGGCATGTCGCCCGGCTCGTCGATCAGCGACGTGGACCAGGAGGAGCCGCGGTTCGGGGCCGTGGCCACGGTCAACCTGGCCACGGGCGAAGGGCTGCCTCCGATGGGCGCGGCCGACGGGGCGCTGGGGCCGGCCAGCCGCGAGTCCACGCTGCGGCGCAAGGCGGGCGGCCTGATGCTGGGCGAGCGTGACGCGGCCGGCGAGGCGGAGGCGGAGAGTTACTACCGCAAGATGCCGGGGGCGCGCAGGTTGAAGGAGTGA